In one window of Henckelia pumila isolate YLH828 chromosome 1, ASM3356847v2, whole genome shotgun sequence DNA:
- the LOC140875448 gene encoding transcription factor bHLH148-like has translation MSSSLLSPNPAVNSDRSLARRKRKKKIQSPAVGENLSDAIQLQNAPVQWKSDAQHQIYTSKLLQALRQVRQNNASSPQKSASRRVHEAADRVLAATAKGRSRWSRAMLVSRLKLKFMKKNNIAKRQQSVMTAITTGNSSRPLKKSKVSILRLKSKSLPAVQRKTRILGRLVPGCRKQPLQVVLEEATDYIPALEMQVRVMSALAELLSVSSSSSSSSDSISGGGTAGGLTQFRTSRPPTT, from the exons ATGTCGTCATCTCTGCTATCACCAAATCCAGCAGTAAATTCTGACAGATCATTAGCCAGAAGAAAGAGGAAGAAGAAAATCCAGAGCCCAGCTGTCGGAGAGAATCTCAGCGACGCCATCCAGCTGCAAAATGCGCCTGTTCAATGGAAATCCGACGCCCAGCACCAAATCTACACCTCCAAACTGCTGCAGGCGCTGCGCCAGGTGAGGCAGAACAACGCCTCGTCGCCTCAGAAATCAGCTTCGAGGCGCGTGCACGAAGCCGCGGACAGAGTGCTGGCCGCCACGGCCAAGGGCCGGTCCAGGTGGAGCCGAGCCATGCTCGTCAGCCGCCTCAAACTCAAGTTCATGAAAAAGAACAACATCGCCAAACGGCAGCAGTCCGTGATGACGGCAATCACCACCGGCAACAGCAGCCGCCCGCTGAAGAAATCGAAGGTCAGCATTCTGCGCCTCAAGTCCAAGAGCCTGCCGGCAGTCCAGCGCAAAACACGCATTCTGGGCCGCTTAGTCCCCGGCTGCCGGAAACAGCCATTGCAGGTGGTGTTGGAAGAGGCCACCGATTACATACCCGCGCTTGAAATGCAG GTACGAGTAATGAGCGCTTTAGCAGAGTTACTATCTGtatcttcttcttcatcatcttctaGCGACTCCATTAGTGGTGGTGGTACAGCTGGTGGGCTTACTCAGTTCCGCACAAGCCGGCCTCCCACTACCTGA